A DNA window from Mucilaginibacter xinganensis contains the following coding sequences:
- a CDS encoding ammonium transporter has translation MKRYFPFGLILFILALTFIFPSEEFKKGPDPHFNTGDIAWMLMSTALVLIMTPGLAFFYGGMVNKKNVISTMLQSIVCMVIITVMWGIFGFSLAFGDSIGGVIGNPSTFFMMKGMLGNATWKLAPSIPLLLFAMYQLKFAIITPALITGAFAERIRFNSYIIFVVLFTIFIFSPLAHITWHPDGILAKLGVLDFAGGTVVHMSAGWAALASALYLKGRNEANHAPARITYVMIGTGLLWFGWFGFNAGSAFGANHLAVIALATSTTASAAGGLTWIFFDMLRGKKPSAMGTCIGAVVGLVAITPAAGYVTIPHSLAIGIISAVISNLVVEWRTRTQIDDTLDVFPCHGVGGMVGMLLTGVFASQKVNAANTTGDGLFFGQTHLFFVQLIALVGVSVFAFFGSLLLLKITDMISPLRVSAEEEEIGLDISQHGEKL, from the coding sequence ATGAAAAGATATTTTCCATTTGGACTAATTCTGTTTATTCTGGCTTTAACTTTTATTTTCCCTTCTGAGGAATTCAAAAAAGGGCCCGATCCCCATTTTAATACCGGTGATATTGCCTGGATGCTGATGTCAACGGCACTGGTATTGATCATGACACCCGGTCTTGCCTTTTTTTACGGCGGCATGGTTAATAAAAAGAATGTGATCTCAACCATGCTGCAAAGCATTGTTTGTATGGTTATTATAACCGTTATGTGGGGAATATTTGGGTTTAGCCTTGCCTTTGGCGATAGCATTGGCGGAGTTATCGGTAATCCATCTACTTTTTTTATGATGAAAGGCATGCTGGGCAATGCAACCTGGAAACTGGCGCCATCAATCCCTTTATTGCTTTTTGCCATGTACCAGCTTAAATTTGCTATTATAACGCCGGCACTGATTACCGGGGCATTTGCAGAGCGCATCCGCTTTAATTCATATATCATCTTTGTGGTGCTGTTTACTATTTTTATCTTTTCGCCCCTGGCGCATATCACCTGGCACCCTGACGGTATCCTTGCCAAATTGGGCGTTCTTGATTTTGCCGGCGGTACTGTGGTGCACATGTCGGCAGGATGGGCGGCGTTAGCCTCCGCATTGTATTTAAAAGGCCGAAATGAAGCAAACCATGCACCCGCGCGCATTACTTATGTAATGATCGGTACTGGTCTGTTGTGGTTCGGCTGGTTTGGTTTTAACGCAGGCTCGGCATTTGGTGCAAATCATTTAGCGGTTATTGCGCTCGCTACAAGTACCACGGCATCAGCAGCAGGTGGTTTAACCTGGATATTTTTTGATATGCTGCGCGGTAAAAAACCATCGGCAATGGGTACCTGCATTGGTGCTGTAGTAGGCCTGGTAGCCATAACACCTGCGGCAGGTTACGTAACCATCCCGCATTCACTGGCCATAGGCATCATATCGGCGGTGATCAGTAACCTGGTGGTTGAATGGCGTACGCGTACCCAAATTGACGACACCCTTGATGTATTCCCTTGTCATGGTGTTGGCGGAATGGTAGGGATGCTGCTTACCGGCGTATTTGCCAGCCAGAAAGTAAACGCGGCAAATACTACCGGCGATGGTTTATTTTTTGGCCAAACTCACTTGTTTTTTGTGCAGTTGATCGCCCTGGTGGGTGTTTCTGTTTTCGCATTCTTTGGATCGTTACTGTTGCTGAAGATCACCGACATGATTTCGCCGCTGCGTGTATCAGCCGAAGAGGAAGAGATAGGGCTTGATATTAGCCAGCATGGCGAAAAGTTGTGA
- the lat gene encoding L-lysine 6-transaminase encodes MYNLLVSPQNVQASLQKHVLADGFDLTFDMEKSKGVYIYDAKYDRTLLDFFTCFASVPLGYNHPKMVNDETFKKNLMLAALTNPSNSDIYTTQYAQFVETFDRVGIPEYLPHAFFIAGGSLAIENALKVAMDWKVQKNFAKGYTKEIGFKVIHFENAFHGRSGYTLSLTNTQPVKTKWFAKFDWPRVSFPKMNFPFTDAGHEDLLRREELSIAQIKKAFEENKDDVCAIIIEPVQSEGGDNHVRKEFLEKLRVLADENEAMLIYDEVQTGVGLTGKFWCHEHFGENARPDILAFGKKMQVCGILAGRKVDEIENNVFNVSSRINSTWGGSLVDMVRSSKIMEIIAEDNLCENAAEMGDYLQNSLISIAEEHSIITNVRGKGLLTAFDFPDKHIRDEFVNRGMNMDVMFLGCGEQSIRFRPALIIEKKHIDSGLEILKKICAEL; translated from the coding sequence ATGTACAACCTGCTAGTTTCACCCCAGAATGTACAGGCTTCGTTACAGAAGCATGTATTAGCCGATGGCTTCGATTTGACTTTTGACATGGAAAAAAGTAAGGGGGTTTATATTTACGATGCTAAGTATGACCGCACCCTGCTGGATTTTTTTACCTGCTTTGCGTCTGTGCCGTTAGGGTATAATCACCCTAAAATGGTGAATGATGAAACTTTTAAGAAAAACCTGATGCTGGCGGCGTTAACCAACCCGTCAAACTCTGATATTTACACAACGCAATATGCGCAGTTTGTAGAGACTTTTGACAGAGTGGGTATTCCGGAATACCTTCCCCATGCTTTTTTTATCGCAGGTGGCTCTCTTGCAATTGAGAACGCGCTTAAAGTTGCTATGGACTGGAAGGTTCAAAAAAACTTTGCCAAAGGCTATACCAAAGAGATAGGTTTTAAAGTAATCCATTTTGAAAATGCTTTTCATGGCCGCTCCGGCTATACGCTAAGCCTTACCAATACCCAACCGGTAAAAACAAAATGGTTCGCAAAATTCGACTGGCCGCGGGTTTCGTTCCCTAAAATGAATTTCCCTTTCACCGATGCCGGTCACGAGGACCTGCTGAGGCGCGAGGAGTTATCTATAGCACAAATAAAAAAGGCCTTTGAAGAAAACAAAGATGATGTATGCGCAATAATTATTGAGCCGGTACAATCAGAAGGCGGCGATAACCACGTGCGCAAAGAGTTTTTGGAAAAACTAAGGGTGCTGGCCGATGAGAATGAAGCTATGTTGATATATGATGAGGTGCAAACAGGCGTGGGGCTTACGGGCAAATTTTGGTGCCATGAACATTTTGGCGAAAATGCGCGCCCGGATATACTGGCCTTTGGAAAAAAAATGCAGGTGTGCGGCATACTGGCCGGCCGGAAAGTTGATGAAATTGAAAATAATGTATTTAACGTTTCGTCGCGGATAAATTCTACCTGGGGCGGCAGTTTGGTTGATATGGTGCGTTCGTCAAAAATTATGGAAATTATTGCCGAGGACAACCTTTGCGAAAATGCGGCCGAAATGGGTGATTATTTGCAAAATAGTTTGATCAGCATTGCCGAAGAGCATTCCATTATTACCAATGTGCGCGGCAAGGGCTTGCTAACTGCCTTTGATTTTCCGGACAAACACATTAGAGATGAGTTTGTTAACCGCGGAATGAACATGGATGTGATGTTTCTGGGTTGCGGCGAACAAAGCATCCGTTTTAGGCCTGCACTTATTATTGAGAAAAAACATATTGATAGCGGATTAGAAATACTTAAAAAAATATGCGCTGAATTGTAA
- a CDS encoding ankyrin repeat domain-containing protein, translated as MTAIQFSSVSEDLVEAFIKAATWHGSLEEAEAMLASHPELAVSNIHIAAILGNDELVKSFLDFDSSNATATAPPYSCDALVYLCLSKYLRLDKTRTDGFLKAATALLEAGADPNTGFWTTGDYPEFETALYGAAGVAHNAVVTGLLLDHGANPNDDEAVYHSPENRDNDAMKLLVETGKLTNENLLMMLIRKHDWHDYEGARYLLQHGANPNGEKTRQWYPVHHALARCNSIEMIGLLLDYGADPAVKSQGITAVACAAREGRGDVLKLFQQRGFPVQLTGIDELTAACAMGNNDAVQAILVQQPQLAAEVIAIGGTLLAKFTGAGNLRGVKQLLDLGVSVTAPFTEGDGYFAIPKNSLPIHIAAWRARHDVVKLLIERGSPVDLPDSNGQTPLALAIKACVDSYWTDTRSPASVASLLNAGASATAIPFPTGYAAIDELLEKHR; from the coding sequence ATGACAGCAATACAATTTTCATCAGTGTCAGAAGATCTGGTTGAGGCTTTCATTAAAGCCGCAACCTGGCATGGATCACTTGAAGAAGCAGAGGCCATGCTGGCCTCGCATCCTGAATTAGCAGTAAGCAATATCCACATCGCTGCTATACTAGGCAATGATGAGCTGGTGAAAAGCTTTCTTGACTTTGATAGCAGCAATGCCACGGCCACGGCCCCCCCTTACTCCTGCGATGCATTGGTTTATCTCTGCCTCTCAAAATATCTCAGGCTTGATAAAACAAGGACGGATGGTTTTTTAAAAGCTGCAACTGCCTTACTTGAAGCAGGTGCCGACCCCAATACCGGATTTTGGACCACGGGCGATTACCCCGAATTTGAAACAGCCCTATACGGTGCCGCCGGGGTCGCCCACAATGCGGTGGTAACCGGGCTGCTTCTTGACCATGGTGCTAACCCAAACGATGATGAAGCCGTTTACCATTCGCCCGAGAACCGGGATAACGACGCTATGAAATTACTGGTAGAGACCGGCAAGCTTACCAACGAAAACCTTTTGATGATGCTGATCCGTAAGCACGACTGGCATGACTATGAGGGTGCCAGGTATTTGCTGCAGCATGGCGCAAACCCCAATGGCGAAAAGACCAGGCAATGGTACCCTGTTCATCACGCGCTTGCCCGTTGCAATAGTATTGAAATGATTGGTTTACTGCTGGATTATGGAGCCGATCCGGCGGTGAAAAGCCAGGGTATTACGGCGGTTGCGTGCGCAGCGCGCGAAGGCCGCGGCGATGTACTTAAATTATTTCAACAACGGGGCTTTCCTGTCCAGCTAACCGGAATAGATGAACTTACAGCGGCATGTGCAATGGGAAATAACGACGCCGTCCAGGCAATACTGGTACAACAACCTCAACTCGCAGCAGAAGTTATTGCTATTGGCGGCACATTGCTCGCTAAGTTTACAGGAGCGGGTAACCTCCGGGGCGTAAAGCAATTGCTTGACCTGGGCGTAAGCGTAACAGCACCCTTCACAGAAGGTGACGGCTATTTTGCAATTCCAAAGAATAGCCTGCCAATTCATATAGCAGCGTGGCGCGCCAGGCACGATGTTGTAAAACTACTCATCGAACGTGGCTCGCCGGTTGACCTGCCCGATAGTAACGGACAAACGCCGCTGGCACTCGCCATTAAAGCTTGCGTAGATTCTTACTGGACAGACACGCGATCACCTGCCTCTGTTGCTTCCCTGCTTAACGCGGGCGCTTCAGCGACGGCAATACCCTTTCCTACTGGATACGCGGCTATTGATGAGCTATTGGAAAAACACCGTTAG
- a CDS encoding DUF4139 domain-containing protein has translation MFKKLVMAAAVFFIAIAAKADEGQKVTSKVQKVVVFLKGAQVTRTAMVNVSAGTTDLVFDNISQNIDPQSIQVHANGEFTILSVKHEMNYLSNGDAKSKQLQELRTQAKLIRDRIDMQNNMLSIYQSEETVIAKNQFVKAENTTLDVLKLKQALDFQTERLTSLKQKEQAANNQVNALNTELQKYDSQIAEVNNSQNTVTSNIIVTVSSKAVLQSTFAVTYVIGNASWYPSYDIRAKNVNSPLTIVYKANVLQRSGEDWKNVKLTLSTGSPTGNGIKPELNPYYLNIFKRENNDLKTASYSNASLAEVVVTEGYGTRRETMPVAVNMVEAQTSVEFNIDNPYSVTDDGKPCQVEINQVNINATYQYYTAPKISTDVFLTAQVTDLNKYNLLSGDANVFFEGTYIGKSRIDMRAMSDTLNLSLGNDKGILVKRTLEKNLTQNQILGSNKKETKSWLIEVKNRKNQKINLLVEDQVPISQNSAIEVEVQESGGVKPDALTGKVSWNFLLNSQEDKKTQLRYMVKYPKSQSVIVQ, from the coding sequence ATGTTTAAGAAATTAGTAATGGCTGCAGCGGTATTTTTTATAGCGATAGCAGCAAAAGCCGATGAAGGACAAAAGGTAACATCAAAAGTTCAAAAAGTTGTGGTGTTTTTAAAAGGTGCACAGGTAACACGTACAGCAATGGTAAATGTAAGCGCAGGAACAACAGACCTGGTATTTGACAATATTTCTCAGAATATCGATCCGCAGAGTATTCAGGTACATGCCAATGGTGAGTTTACTATACTTTCTGTTAAGCACGAGATGAATTATTTAAGTAATGGTGATGCTAAAAGCAAGCAGTTGCAGGAATTGCGGACCCAGGCAAAGCTGATCCGGGATAGGATAGATATGCAAAACAATATGCTTTCTATTTACCAGTCTGAGGAAACTGTTATCGCCAAAAATCAATTTGTAAAGGCTGAAAACACTACACTTGATGTTTTAAAGCTGAAACAGGCGCTCGATTTTCAAACCGAAAGACTTACCTCTTTGAAACAAAAGGAACAGGCCGCCAATAACCAGGTTAACGCATTAAACACTGAACTGCAAAAATACGATAGCCAGATAGCGGAGGTAAATAATTCTCAAAACACGGTCACAAGTAATATCATCGTAACGGTTTCATCAAAGGCGGTATTACAATCAACATTTGCGGTAACTTATGTTATAGGAAATGCAAGCTGGTATCCAAGCTATGATATCAGGGCAAAAAATGTAAATAGCCCGCTAACTATTGTTTATAAAGCCAACGTGTTGCAGAGAAGCGGCGAAGATTGGAAAAATGTAAAGTTAACCCTATCAACAGGGAGCCCAACAGGAAACGGTATAAAGCCAGAACTTAATCCTTATTATCTTAATATTTTTAAAAGAGAGAATAACGACCTTAAAACAGCATCATATAGTAACGCCAGTTTAGCGGAAGTTGTAGTAACAGAAGGTTACGGTACGCGTAGGGAAACCATGCCTGTTGCAGTTAACATGGTAGAAGCGCAAACCAGCGTTGAATTTAATATTGATAACCCATACTCGGTAACAGATGATGGCAAACCTTGCCAGGTTGAAATTAACCAGGTAAATATAAATGCCACTTACCAATATTACACTGCTCCTAAAATTAGCACCGATGTGTTTTTAACCGCCCAGGTAACCGATTTAAACAAATACAACCTTTTATCGGGCGATGCCAATGTGTTTTTTGAGGGAACCTATATTGGTAAATCGCGGATAGATATGCGGGCTATGAGCGATACTTTGAATCTTTCGCTTGGGAATGACAAGGGTATTTTAGTGAAGCGGACTCTTGAAAAAAATCTAACCCAAAACCAAATTTTAGGCTCAAATAAAAAGGAAACCAAAAGCTGGCTGATAGAGGTGAAGAACCGTAAAAACCAAAAAATAAACCTGCTGGTTGAAGACCAGGTGCCTATATCGCAAAACTCAGCAATCGAGGTTGAGGTACAGGAATCAGGCGGGGTAAAACCTGATGCGCTTACAGGCAAGGTTTCATGGAATTTCCTGCTAAATTCGCAGGAAGATAAAAAGACGCAATTAAGATACATGGTTAAATATCCAAAAAGCCAGTCAGTAATAGTTCAATAA
- a CDS encoding complex I subunit 4 family protein, translated as MNVLTLLIFTPIVFALVIALLPSAWRSSFKYITLLATLVQLGMSIWVYCHFKTGASFAGVNHEGQFQFLQKVPWINLDLGTLGKMQIDYLVGIDGLSVTLLVMSAAVLVIAALASWEIKSNLKGFFVLFLILDMAVIGVFCSLDFFLFYIFYELMLLPLYFLIGMWGGARREYAAIKFFLYTLFGSVFMLLVMIGLYLSVTDPATGNHTFNIIQMMNPANYQQGSIFAVLSHQTIFGLSARAVGFVILFIAFAIKVPVVPLHTWLPDAHVEAPTPVSIILAGILLKVGGYGIIRICVGIFPEIAHADAYWLGLLGIISIIYGALNALAQQDLKRMIAYSSVSHMGFVLLGIASLTTEGLSGAVMQMVSHGFLSTMLFFLAGVIYNRVHDRGITHFRGLATIMPKYTAFVVVAFFASLGLPGFSAFIGEAFSLTGAFKSQAVNGMLPYWMAVCGSVGILLSAAYFLWTLQRMFFGPVNLKGGTVWKTALTDLNLREKITLLPLALVVLALGLMPSLVFDKINDSVVTLIQFLQINK; from the coding sequence ATGAATGTTTTAACCCTGCTCATATTTACACCCATTGTATTTGCACTTGTTATTGCGCTGCTGCCGTCGGCATGGCGCAGCAGTTTTAAGTACATAACGCTGCTGGCTACCCTTGTGCAGCTGGGGATGAGTATTTGGGTGTATTGCCATTTTAAAACCGGGGCATCATTTGCAGGCGTTAACCACGAAGGGCAGTTTCAGTTTTTACAAAAAGTACCATGGATCAACCTGGACCTGGGTACTTTAGGTAAAATGCAGATAGATTATTTGGTAGGGATTGACGGGTTATCGGTTACGCTGCTGGTGATGAGCGCAGCGGTGCTGGTTATCGCGGCGCTGGCATCATGGGAGATCAAAAGCAATTTAAAAGGCTTTTTTGTATTGTTCCTTATTTTGGATATGGCTGTTATCGGCGTGTTCTGCTCGCTGGATTTCTTCCTGTTCTATATTTTTTATGAGCTGATGCTGCTGCCACTGTATTTCCTGATCGGCATGTGGGGTGGTGCACGGCGCGAATATGCGGCCATAAAGTTTTTTCTGTACACCTTGTTTGGTTCAGTATTTATGCTGCTGGTTATGATTGGGCTTTACCTGTCGGTTACCGACCCTGCAACAGGCAACCATACTTTTAACATTATCCAGATGATGAACCCGGCCAACTATCAGCAGGGGTCAATATTTGCGGTTTTAAGCCACCAAACCATTTTTGGACTTTCGGCGCGTGCGGTGGGTTTTGTGATCTTGTTTATAGCGTTTGCCATAAAGGTACCGGTGGTGCCGCTGCATACCTGGCTGCCGGATGCGCACGTAGAGGCGCCTACCCCGGTTTCTATCATCCTGGCCGGTATTTTACTAAAGGTTGGGGGCTACGGTATTATCCGGATCTGCGTGGGGATTTTCCCGGAAATTGCGCACGCCGATGCTTACTGGCTGGGCTTGCTGGGGATTATATCCATCATATACGGCGCGTTAAACGCCCTTGCCCAGCAGGACCTGAAACGGATGATCGCTTATTCCTCGGTGTCGCACATGGGTTTTGTTTTGCTGGGGATTGCCTCGCTTACTACCGAAGGATTAAGCGGTGCGGTAATGCAAATGGTAAGCCATGGGTTTTTGTCAACCATGCTGTTCTTTTTGGCGGGTGTTATTTACAACCGGGTACATGACAGGGGCATTACCCATTTCAGGGGCTTAGCTACTATTATGCCTAAGTATACGGCTTTCGTAGTGGTAGCTTTTTTTGCTTCACTGGGGCTGCCCGGCTTTTCGGCTTTTATAGGTGAGGCATTTTCATTGACGGGGGCCTTTAAATCACAAGCGGTAAATGGTATGTTGCCTTACTGGATGGCGGTGTGCGGCTCGGTTGGGATCTTATTAAGTGCAGCCTATTTTTTATGGACACTGCAGCGGATGTTTTTTGGTCCTGTTAATTTAAAAGGTGGTACCGTATGGAAAACAGCGCTAACCGACCTTAATCTTCGCGAGAAAATTACTTTACTGCCATTGGCGCTGGTGGTGCTAGCGCTGGGCTTAATGCCATCGCTGGTGTTTGATAAGATAAACGATTCGGTAGTTACATTAATACAGTTCCTGCAGATAAATAAATAA
- a CDS encoding DUF4294 domain-containing protein, translated as MKFIGLSLLFCCLMGAVEAQTKAVAPIILGKNDTIKTYLTVDSGKMIPWIVLADIKITDTRIFKSQADLDNYRRLRYNVMKVLPYARFASQRYKQLQRDLALTGDRHKQKQLINTCESEIKGLFNKEIKDLTISQGEVLIKLIDRETGNTSYAMVKELKGGFKAFLFQSAARIFGHDLKETYDPDEQKDIEAILNQSGYVSSNN; from the coding sequence ATGAAATTTATTGGCTTGTCGTTACTGTTTTGTTGCTTAATGGGTGCTGTTGAGGCCCAGACAAAAGCAGTTGCACCAATAATTTTAGGCAAAAATGATACCATCAAAACTTACCTTACTGTTGACAGTGGTAAAATGATCCCCTGGATAGTTTTAGCCGACATTAAAATTACCGATACCCGTATATTTAAAAGCCAGGCCGACCTGGATAATTACAGGCGATTGCGCTACAATGTAATGAAAGTATTGCCTTATGCCCGCTTTGCAAGCCAAAGATACAAACAGCTGCAGCGGGATCTTGCCCTGACAGGCGACAGGCACAAACAGAAACAATTAATAAACACCTGCGAATCTGAAATAAAGGGCTTATTCAATAAAGAGATCAAAGACCTGACAATTAGTCAGGGCGAAGTTTTAATTAAACTGATTGACCGCGAAACCGGGAATACCAGTTATGCTATGGTGAAGGAATTAAAGGGAGGCTTTAAAGCATTCCTGTTCCAGTCTGCAGCACGCATTTTTGGTCACGATCTGAAGGAAACCTATGACCCGGACGAGCAAAAAGATATCGAAGCAATCCTCAATCAGTCAGGGTATGTTTCATCTAACAATTAA
- a CDS encoding NADH-quinone oxidoreductase subunit N, with the protein MHDLIPFIPGAVSTVLGSIPYFLPEIYLTVLFILVMVTDLLFGRNSEKLCRIVACAGILLVINKDYQQIQLLFAAGRGNGMFLFGEMLLLNRIAINFKFVIDALAIVLLLYFEWDNRLKAHRKGLSDLYTIVTGSLLGLHLMAMAVNLLSVYLAIEMVSIASYLMVAYRSENAFGTEAGLKYVLFGAASSAIMLYGISLLYGFSGSLNLFSGNLLPGLMQANPVAVSFALVLVLIGIGFKLSFVPVHFWVPDVYEGAPTPVTAWLSTLPKIAAFALLINFLRPFIYFEKWHAFDFKLILSIAGIVTMIAGNFAAVLQRNVKRMLAYSSIGHTGFALMAIVTYSSAGISALTYYLAVYGLANIGALALATYFANALDADDLDSYKGLGHKYPVASICFVIVLISLTGLPVSAGFNGKVLVFSAVYSVYQQDHNIWMLLLMITGALTTVVSLFYYIKIPLNLFLKRTEIVKNSAVKSQNIVILCVIISVLVILLGVWPDLLFKIL; encoded by the coding sequence ATGCACGATCTGATCCCATTTATACCAGGCGCTGTTTCTACTGTTTTAGGCAGTATCCCTTATTTTTTGCCTGAAATTTATTTAACGGTGTTGTTTATCCTGGTGATGGTTACCGATCTGCTGTTTGGCCGTAACTCCGAAAAATTGTGCAGGATAGTTGCCTGTGCCGGAATTTTGCTGGTGATCAATAAAGATTACCAGCAAATTCAATTGTTGTTTGCCGCAGGTAGGGGCAATGGAATGTTTTTGTTTGGCGAGATGCTGCTGCTTAACCGTATTGCTATCAATTTTAAATTTGTTATTGATGCGCTGGCCATTGTGCTGCTGCTTTACTTTGAGTGGGATAACCGGTTAAAGGCGCACCGGAAAGGGCTGTCTGACCTTTATACGATAGTTACGGGCTCCTTACTCGGCCTGCATTTAATGGCAATGGCAGTAAACCTCCTGTCTGTTTACCTGGCTATTGAAATGGTTTCCATCGCATCATACCTGATGGTGGCTTACAGGTCTGAAAACGCCTTTGGTACCGAAGCAGGCTTAAAATATGTATTGTTCGGCGCTGCGTCATCAGCTATTATGTTATATGGTATTTCGCTGTTATATGGCTTCAGCGGGTCGCTTAATTTATTCAGTGGTAACTTGCTGCCGGGTTTAATGCAGGCCAACCCGGTAGCAGTGTCGTTTGCGCTGGTGTTGGTACTTATAGGGATAGGTTTTAAGCTGTCATTTGTGCCCGTTCATTTTTGGGTGCCCGATGTGTACGAAGGAGCGCCTACCCCGGTGACAGCCTGGTTATCTACCTTACCGAAAATAGCGGCATTTGCTTTACTTATTAACTTTTTACGGCCCTTTATTTATTTTGAAAAATGGCACGCTTTTGATTTTAAGCTGATTTTAAGCATTGCAGGTATTGTTACCATGATAGCCGGTAATTTTGCTGCCGTATTACAGCGCAATGTAAAAAGAATGCTGGCTTACTCCAGCATAGGGCACACAGGCTTTGCGCTAATGGCTATTGTTACTTACAGTTCTGCGGGTATTTCTGCTTTAACTTATTACCTCGCTGTGTATGGGCTGGCAAATATAGGTGCACTGGCGCTGGCCACTTATTTTGCAAATGCGCTGGATGCCGATGACCTGGATAGTTATAAGGGACTGGGTCATAAATACCCTGTGGCATCCATTTGTTTTGTAATTGTGCTGATATCTTTAACGGGTCTGCCGGTGAGTGCCGGGTTTAATGGTAAGGTATTGGTGTTCTCGGCGGTTTACAGCGTGTACCAGCAAGATCATAACATCTGGATGCTGTTGCTGATGATAACCGGCGCTTTAACCACGGTTGTATCCCTGTTTTACTACATAAAGATCCCTTTAAATTTGTTCCTAAAAAGAACAGAAATTGTTAAAAATTCAGCCGTAAAATCTCAAAATATTGTGATTTTGTGCGTAATTATATCGGTTTTGGTGATTTTGCTGGGCGTATGGCCTGATCTGCTGTTCAAAATCCTTTAA
- a CDS encoding glutathione peroxidase: MVDNSIYQFNIKQLNGEELNLSEYKDKVLLIVNTASQCGFTPQLSELAALKSEFAGKDFEILAFPSNDFGGQEPLDGKELVTFCERQNVNYPVFEKIRVRGPYADPLYKFFADKKQNGKLSSVPRWNFHKFLINKSGQVTDFFYPFTKPNASKIKKQIARLLAPGK, encoded by the coding sequence ATGGTTGATAACAGCATTTACCAGTTTAATATCAAGCAGTTAAACGGCGAGGAATTAAACTTATCCGAATATAAAGATAAAGTACTTTTAATAGTTAACACCGCTTCCCAATGTGGTTTTACGCCACAATTGAGCGAGTTGGCCGCCCTTAAAAGCGAATTTGCAGGAAAAGACTTTGAAATACTGGCATTCCCTTCAAATGATTTTGGCGGACAGGAACCCCTTGATGGAAAAGAACTGGTTACCTTTTGCGAAAGGCAGAATGTGAATTACCCGGTCTTTGAAAAAATAAGGGTAAGAGGTCCGTATGCCGATCCACTTTACAAGTTTTTTGCTGACAAAAAGCAAAACGGCAAACTCAGCTCCGTACCGCGCTGGAACTTTCACAAATTTTTAATTAATAAATCAGGACAGGTTACTGATTTCTTTTACCCGTTTACCAAACCAAACGCTTCAAAAATAAAGAAGCAGATTGCCCGCTTGCTGGCACCCGGTAAATAA
- the bshB1 gene encoding bacillithiol biosynthesis deacetylase BshB1 translates to MLKLDILVLSVHPDDAELGCAGTLLKHHAMGKKTGIVDLTRGELGTRGSAEIRDQEAAESGRILGLAVRENIGIPDGFFENTKEYQLKIIEVIRKYQPEILITNAYHDRHPDHGRANKLVEESAFLAGLRKIETSFNGELQHAWRPKQTLHFIQDNYIRPDILIDITNFWDTKVESIKAFGSQFFNPDWSADEPQTYISSPDFIQIVEARAREFGKSIGVKYAEGFTSRKILGVDTLFDLR, encoded by the coding sequence ATGCTTAAATTAGATATTTTAGTTTTATCTGTTCACCCGGACGATGCTGAGCTTGGCTGCGCCGGCACCCTTTTAAAACACCATGCGATGGGTAAAAAAACCGGTATTGTTGACCTTACCCGTGGCGAACTGGGCACCAGGGGGTCTGCCGAAATAAGAGACCAAGAAGCCGCCGAATCGGGCCGGATCCTTGGTCTTGCAGTTAGGGAAAATATTGGTATCCCCGATGGTTTTTTTGAAAATACGAAAGAATACCAGCTAAAAATAATTGAGGTTATCCGCAAATACCAACCCGAAATTTTAATTACAAATGCTTATCACGACCGCCACCCCGACCATGGCCGGGCAAACAAACTTGTTGAAGAATCTGCATTTTTAGCCGGGCTGCGAAAAATTGAGACCAGCTTTAACGGCGAGTTGCAGCACGCATGGCGCCCTAAACAAACCTTGCATTTTATACAGGACAACTATATAAGGCCCGACATATTGATTGATATCACCAATTTCTGGGATACCAAAGTGGAAAGTATCAAGGCGTTTGGTTCACAATTTTTCAACCCGGACTGGTCTGCCGACGAGCCGCAAACCTATATTTCATCACCAGATTTTATCCAGATAGTAGAAGCGCGTGCAAGGGAATTCGGCAAAAGTATTGGCGTTAAATACGCTGAGGGTTTTACTTCCCGCAAAATTTTAGGTGTAGATACTTTGTTTGATTTAAGGTAG